The following coding sequences lie in one Panicum virgatum strain AP13 chromosome 6N, P.virgatum_v5, whole genome shotgun sequence genomic window:
- the LOC120680159 gene encoding probable sucrose-phosphate synthase 4 isoform X2, producing the protein MAGNDWINSYLEAILDAGGAAGEISAAAGGGSGVAGASGEKRDKSSLMLRERGRFSPARYFVEEVISGFDETDLYKTWVRTSAMRSPQERNTRLENMSWRIWNLARKKKQIEGEEASRLSKQHQEREEARQYAAADFSEDLSEGEKGENSNEPSIHDERTMTRMPRIGSTDAIEAWASQHKDKKLYIVLISIHGLIRGENMELGRDSDTGGQVKYVVELARALGSTPGIYRVDLLTRQISAPDVDWSYGEPTEMLSPICSENFGHEMGESSGAYIVRIPFGPRDKYIPKEHLWPYIQEFVDGALVHIVQMSKVLGEQVGSGQPVWPVVIHGHYADAGDSAALLSGALNVPMVFTGHSLGRDKLEQILKQGRQTRDEINATYKIMRRIEAEELCLDASEIIITSTRQEIEQQWGLYDGFDLTMARKLRARIKRGVSCFGRYMPRMIAIPPGMEFSHIAPHDVDLDGEAGNEDDSASPDPPIWADIMRFFSNPRKPMILALARPDPKKNITTLIKAFGEHRELRNLANLTLIMGNRDVIDEMSSTNAAVLTSVLKLIDKYDLYGQVAYPKHHKQSEVPDIYRLAARTKGVFINCAFIEPFGLTLIEAAAYGLPMVATRNGGPVDIHRVLDNGILVDPHNQNEIAEALYKLVSDKHLWAQCRQNGLKNIHQFSWPEHCKNYLSRVGTLKPRHPRWQKSNDATEISEADSPEDSLRDVHDISLNLKLSLDSEKSGSKEGNSNIVRRHLEDAVQKLSISVSASSVEGLSENVRWPSLCGRKHIIVIAVDSVQDADFVQIIKNIFEASSYRRLSCSVGFVLSTSKSISEIHALLISGGIETSDFDAFICNSGSDLCYPSSSSEDMLSPAELPFMIDLDYHTQIEYRWGGEGLRKTLIRWAAEKNSESGQNVIVEDEESSSTYCISFKVTNTEAASPVKEIRRTMRIQALRCHVLYSHDGSKLNVIPVLASRSQALRYLYIRWGVELSNMTVVVGESGDTDYESLLGGVHKTIILKGSFNAVPNQVHAARSYSLQDVVSFEKPGLASVEGYGPDNLKSALQKFGILKD; encoded by the exons ATGGCGGGGAACGACTGGATCAATAGCTACCTGGAGGCAATCCTCGACGCGGGCGGGGCTGCGGGGGAGATCTCGGCAGCCGCAGGTGGTGGCAGCGGGGTTGCGGGGGCGTCCGGAGAGAAGCGGGACAAGTCGTCGCTGATGCTCCGGGAGCGCGGCCGGTTCAGCCCCGCGCGATACTTTGTCGAGGAGGTCATCTCCGGTTTCGACGAGACTGACCTTTACAAGACCTGGGTCCGA ACATCGGCGATGAGGAGCCCTCAGGAGCGGAACACGCGGCTGGAGAACATGTCCTGGAGGATCTGGAACCTCGCCAGGAAGAAGAAGCAG ATTGAAGGAGAGGAAGCCTCTCGTTTGTCTAAACAGCACCAGGAACGTGAGGAAGCTCGTCAATATGCTGCTGCTGATTTCTCTGAAGATCTATCTGAAGGCGAAAAAGGAGAAAACAGTAATGAACCATCTATTCACGATGAGAGGACAATGACACGGATGCCAAGGATTGGTTCAACTGATGCTATTGAAGCATGGGCAAGCCAGCACAAAGATAAAAAATTGTACATTGTATTGATAAG CATTCACGGCCTAATACGCGGTGAGAATATGGAGCTAGGGCGGGACTCAGATACAGGTGGTCAG GTCAAATATGTTGTAGAACTTGCTAGGGCTTTAGGTTCAACACCAGGCATATACAGAGTGGATCTACTTACAAGGCAGATTTCTGCACCTGATGTTGATTGGAGTTATGGGGAACCTACTGAGATGCTCAGTCCAATATGTTCAGAGAACTTTGGGCATGAGATGGGCGAAAGCAGTGGTGCCTACATTGTTCGTATACCATTTGGACCAAGAGATAAATATATCCCTAAAGAGCATCTGTGGCCCTACATCCAGGAATTCGTTGATGGTGCACTTGTTCACATTGTGCAGATGTCCAAGGTACTTGGAGAACAAGTTGGTAGTGGGCAACCTGTATGGCCTGTTGTTATACACGGACACTATGCTGATGCTGGTGATTCTGCTGCTTTACTGTCTGGGGCACTTAATGTACCTATGGTATTCACAGGCCATTCTCTTGGCAGAGACAAGTTGGAGCAGATTTTGAAGCAAGGGCGTCAAACCAGGGATGAAATAAATGCAACCTACAAAATAATGCGCCGAATTGAGGCTGAAGAACTTTGTCTTGATGCATCTGAAATCATAATTACAAGCACCAGGCAAGAAATAGAACAGCAATGGGGATTATATGATGGTTTTGATCTAACTATGGCCCGGAAACTTAGAGCAAGAATAAAACGTGGTGTGAGCTGCTTTGGTCGTTACATGCCCCGTATGATT GCAATTCCTCCTGGCATGGAGTTTAGCCATATAGCACCTCATGATGTTGATCTGGATGGTGAAGCTGGAAATGAAGATGACTCAGCTTCACCAGATCCACCTATTTGGGCTGAT ATAATGCGCTTCTTCTCAAACCCCCGTAAGCCCATGATTCTTGCTCTTGCTCGTCCTGATCCCAAGAAGAATATCACTACTCTAATCAAGGCATTTGGTGAACATCGTGAATTGAGAAATTTAGCAAATCTG ACACTGATCATGGGCAATCGTGATGTCATTGATGAAATGTCAAGCACAAATGCAGCTGTTTTGACTTCAGTACTCAAGCTAATTGATAAATATGATCTATATGGGCAGGTGGCATATCCAAAGCACCATAAGCAATCAGAAGTTCCTGATATTTATCGTTTAGCGGCGAGAACAAAG GGGGTTTTTATCAATTGTGCGTTCATTGAACCATTTGGACTTACCTTGATTGAG GCTGCTGCATATGGTTTACCAATGGTTGCCACACGAAATGGTGGGCCTGTCGACATACATCGG GTTCTTGATAATGGTATTCTTGTTGATCCCCACAATCAAAATGAAATAGCTGAAGCACTTTATAAGCTTGTATCAGATAAACATTTGTGGGCACAATGCCGGCAGAATGGTCTGAAAAACATCCATCAATTTTCATGGCCTGAACATTGCAAGAACTACTTGTCACGTGTTGGCACACTCAAGCCTAGACATCCCCGCTGGCAAAAGAGTAATGATGCAACTGAAATATCTGAAGCAGATTCACCTGAAGACTCTCTAAGGGATGTTCATGACATATCTCTTAACTTAAAGCTTTCCTTGGACAGTGAAAAATCAGGCAGCAAAGAAGGAAATTCAAATATTGTGAGAAGACATCTTGAGGATGCAGTACAAAAGTTGTCAATCAGTGTTAGTGCCAGCAGTGTGGAGGGGTTAAGTGAGAATGTTAGATGGCCATCATTGTGTGGGAGGAAGCACATCATTGTGATTGCTGTAGACTCTGTGCAAGATGCAGACTTTGTTCAGattattaaaaatatttttgaagcTTCAAGCTATAGGAGATTAAGTTGTTCTGTTGGTTTTGTGTTGTCTACATCTAAATCCATATCAGAAATACATGCTTTGCTAATATCCGGAGGCATAGAAACTAGTGATTTTGATGCCTTCATATGCAACAGTGGCAGTGATCTTTGTTATCCATCTTCAAGCTCTGAAGACATGCTTAGCCCTGCTGAGCTCCCATTCATGATTGATCTTGATTATCACACTCAAATTGAATATCGCTGGGGTGGAGAAGGTTTAAGGAAGACACTAATTCGTTGGGCAGCTGAAAAAAACAGTGAAAGTGGACAAAATGTAATTGTTGAGGATGAGGAAAGTTCATCCACTTATTGCATTTCATTTAAAGTGACGAATACTGAGGCT GCATCACCTGTGAAAGAGATTAGGCGGACAATGAGAATTCAAGCCCTGCGCTGTCATGTTTTGTACAGCCATGATGGCAGCAAGCTGAATGTTATTCCTGTTTTAGCTTCTCGCTCGCAGGCTTTAAG GTATCTGTATATAAGATGGGGTGTCGAGCTGTCAAACATGACAGTGGTTGTTGGTGAAAGTGGTGACACAGATTATGAAAGTTTACTTGGAGGTGTGCACAAGACCATCATACTCAAAGGCTCGTTCAATGCTGTTCCAAACCAAGTTCATGCTGCTAGGAGTTATTCCTTGCAAGATGTTGTATCCTTTGAGAAACCAGGACTTGCTTCAGTTGAGGGATATGGTCCAGACAACCTAAAATCAGCTCTACAGAAATTTGGTATATTGAAAGACTAA
- the LOC120680159 gene encoding probable sucrose-phosphate synthase 4 isoform X1, with protein sequence MAGNDWINSYLEAILDAGGAAGEISAAAGGGSGVAGASGEKRDKSSLMLRERGRFSPARYFVEEVISGFDETDLYKTWVRTSAMRSPQERNTRLENMSWRIWNLARKKKQIEGEEASRLSKQHQEREEARQYAAADFSEDLSEGEKGENSNEPSIHDERTMTRMPRIGSTDAIEAWASQHKDKKLYIVLISIHGLIRGENMELGRDSDTGGQVKYVVELARALGSTPGIYRVDLLTRQISAPDVDWSYGEPTEMLSPICSENFGHEMGESSGAYIVRIPFGPRDKYIPKEHLWPYIQEFVDGALVHIVQMSKVLGEQVGSGQPVWPVVIHGHYADAGDSAALLSGALNVPMVFTGHSLGRDKLEQILKQGRQTRDEINATYKIMRRIEAEELCLDASEIIITSTRQEIEQQWGLYDGFDLTMARKLRARIKRGVSCFGRYMPRMIAIPPGMEFSHIAPHDVDLDGEAGNEDDSASPDPPIWADIMRFFSNPRKPMILALARPDPKKNITTLIKAFGEHRELRNLANLTLIMGNRDVIDEMSSTNAAVLTSVLKLIDKYDLYGQVAYPKHHKQSEVPDIYRLAARTKGVFINCAFIEPFGLTLIEAAAYGLPMVATRNGGPVDIHRVLDNGILVDPHNQNEIAEALYKLVSDKHLWAQCRQNGLKNIHQFSWPEHCKNYLSRVGTLKPRHPRWQKSNDATEISEADSPEDSLRDVHDISLNLKLSLDSEKSGSKEGNSNIVRRHLEDAVQKLSISVSASSVEGLSENVRWPSLCGRKHIIVIAVDSVQDADFVQIIKNIFEASSYRRLSCSVGFVLSTSKSISEIHALLISGGIETSDFDAFICNSGSDLCYPSSSSEDMLSPAELPFMIDLDYHTQIEYRWGGEGLRKTLIRWAAEKNSESGQNVIVEDEESSSTYCISFKVTNTEAASPVKEIRRTMRIQALRCHVLYSHDGSKLNVIPVLASRSQALRYLYIRWGVELSNMTVVVGESGDTDYESLLGGVHKTIILKGSFNAVPNQVHAARSYSLQDVVSFEKPGLASVEGYGPDNLKSALQKFGSARGLA encoded by the exons ATGGCGGGGAACGACTGGATCAATAGCTACCTGGAGGCAATCCTCGACGCGGGCGGGGCTGCGGGGGAGATCTCGGCAGCCGCAGGTGGTGGCAGCGGGGTTGCGGGGGCGTCCGGAGAGAAGCGGGACAAGTCGTCGCTGATGCTCCGGGAGCGCGGCCGGTTCAGCCCCGCGCGATACTTTGTCGAGGAGGTCATCTCCGGTTTCGACGAGACTGACCTTTACAAGACCTGGGTCCGA ACATCGGCGATGAGGAGCCCTCAGGAGCGGAACACGCGGCTGGAGAACATGTCCTGGAGGATCTGGAACCTCGCCAGGAAGAAGAAGCAG ATTGAAGGAGAGGAAGCCTCTCGTTTGTCTAAACAGCACCAGGAACGTGAGGAAGCTCGTCAATATGCTGCTGCTGATTTCTCTGAAGATCTATCTGAAGGCGAAAAAGGAGAAAACAGTAATGAACCATCTATTCACGATGAGAGGACAATGACACGGATGCCAAGGATTGGTTCAACTGATGCTATTGAAGCATGGGCAAGCCAGCACAAAGATAAAAAATTGTACATTGTATTGATAAG CATTCACGGCCTAATACGCGGTGAGAATATGGAGCTAGGGCGGGACTCAGATACAGGTGGTCAG GTCAAATATGTTGTAGAACTTGCTAGGGCTTTAGGTTCAACACCAGGCATATACAGAGTGGATCTACTTACAAGGCAGATTTCTGCACCTGATGTTGATTGGAGTTATGGGGAACCTACTGAGATGCTCAGTCCAATATGTTCAGAGAACTTTGGGCATGAGATGGGCGAAAGCAGTGGTGCCTACATTGTTCGTATACCATTTGGACCAAGAGATAAATATATCCCTAAAGAGCATCTGTGGCCCTACATCCAGGAATTCGTTGATGGTGCACTTGTTCACATTGTGCAGATGTCCAAGGTACTTGGAGAACAAGTTGGTAGTGGGCAACCTGTATGGCCTGTTGTTATACACGGACACTATGCTGATGCTGGTGATTCTGCTGCTTTACTGTCTGGGGCACTTAATGTACCTATGGTATTCACAGGCCATTCTCTTGGCAGAGACAAGTTGGAGCAGATTTTGAAGCAAGGGCGTCAAACCAGGGATGAAATAAATGCAACCTACAAAATAATGCGCCGAATTGAGGCTGAAGAACTTTGTCTTGATGCATCTGAAATCATAATTACAAGCACCAGGCAAGAAATAGAACAGCAATGGGGATTATATGATGGTTTTGATCTAACTATGGCCCGGAAACTTAGAGCAAGAATAAAACGTGGTGTGAGCTGCTTTGGTCGTTACATGCCCCGTATGATT GCAATTCCTCCTGGCATGGAGTTTAGCCATATAGCACCTCATGATGTTGATCTGGATGGTGAAGCTGGAAATGAAGATGACTCAGCTTCACCAGATCCACCTATTTGGGCTGAT ATAATGCGCTTCTTCTCAAACCCCCGTAAGCCCATGATTCTTGCTCTTGCTCGTCCTGATCCCAAGAAGAATATCACTACTCTAATCAAGGCATTTGGTGAACATCGTGAATTGAGAAATTTAGCAAATCTG ACACTGATCATGGGCAATCGTGATGTCATTGATGAAATGTCAAGCACAAATGCAGCTGTTTTGACTTCAGTACTCAAGCTAATTGATAAATATGATCTATATGGGCAGGTGGCATATCCAAAGCACCATAAGCAATCAGAAGTTCCTGATATTTATCGTTTAGCGGCGAGAACAAAG GGGGTTTTTATCAATTGTGCGTTCATTGAACCATTTGGACTTACCTTGATTGAG GCTGCTGCATATGGTTTACCAATGGTTGCCACACGAAATGGTGGGCCTGTCGACATACATCGG GTTCTTGATAATGGTATTCTTGTTGATCCCCACAATCAAAATGAAATAGCTGAAGCACTTTATAAGCTTGTATCAGATAAACATTTGTGGGCACAATGCCGGCAGAATGGTCTGAAAAACATCCATCAATTTTCATGGCCTGAACATTGCAAGAACTACTTGTCACGTGTTGGCACACTCAAGCCTAGACATCCCCGCTGGCAAAAGAGTAATGATGCAACTGAAATATCTGAAGCAGATTCACCTGAAGACTCTCTAAGGGATGTTCATGACATATCTCTTAACTTAAAGCTTTCCTTGGACAGTGAAAAATCAGGCAGCAAAGAAGGAAATTCAAATATTGTGAGAAGACATCTTGAGGATGCAGTACAAAAGTTGTCAATCAGTGTTAGTGCCAGCAGTGTGGAGGGGTTAAGTGAGAATGTTAGATGGCCATCATTGTGTGGGAGGAAGCACATCATTGTGATTGCTGTAGACTCTGTGCAAGATGCAGACTTTGTTCAGattattaaaaatatttttgaagcTTCAAGCTATAGGAGATTAAGTTGTTCTGTTGGTTTTGTGTTGTCTACATCTAAATCCATATCAGAAATACATGCTTTGCTAATATCCGGAGGCATAGAAACTAGTGATTTTGATGCCTTCATATGCAACAGTGGCAGTGATCTTTGTTATCCATCTTCAAGCTCTGAAGACATGCTTAGCCCTGCTGAGCTCCCATTCATGATTGATCTTGATTATCACACTCAAATTGAATATCGCTGGGGTGGAGAAGGTTTAAGGAAGACACTAATTCGTTGGGCAGCTGAAAAAAACAGTGAAAGTGGACAAAATGTAATTGTTGAGGATGAGGAAAGTTCATCCACTTATTGCATTTCATTTAAAGTGACGAATACTGAGGCT GCATCACCTGTGAAAGAGATTAGGCGGACAATGAGAATTCAAGCCCTGCGCTGTCATGTTTTGTACAGCCATGATGGCAGCAAGCTGAATGTTATTCCTGTTTTAGCTTCTCGCTCGCAGGCTTTAAG GTATCTGTATATAAGATGGGGTGTCGAGCTGTCAAACATGACAGTGGTTGTTGGTGAAAGTGGTGACACAGATTATGAAAGTTTACTTGGAGGTGTGCACAAGACCATCATACTCAAAGGCTCGTTCAATGCTGTTCCAAACCAAGTTCATGCTGCTAGGAGTTATTCCTTGCAAGATGTTGTATCCTTTGAGAAACCAGGACTTGCTTCAGTTGAGGGATATGGTCCAGACAACCTAAAATCAGCTCTACAGAAATTTG GATCGGCGAGAGGACTGGCATGA
- the LOC120680159 gene encoding probable sucrose-phosphate synthase 4 isoform X3: MRCFLLQIEGEEASRLSKQHQEREEARQYAAADFSEDLSEGEKGENSNEPSIHDERTMTRMPRIGSTDAIEAWASQHKDKKLYIVLISIHGLIRGENMELGRDSDTGGQVKYVVELARALGSTPGIYRVDLLTRQISAPDVDWSYGEPTEMLSPICSENFGHEMGESSGAYIVRIPFGPRDKYIPKEHLWPYIQEFVDGALVHIVQMSKVLGEQVGSGQPVWPVVIHGHYADAGDSAALLSGALNVPMVFTGHSLGRDKLEQILKQGRQTRDEINATYKIMRRIEAEELCLDASEIIITSTRQEIEQQWGLYDGFDLTMARKLRARIKRGVSCFGRYMPRMIAIPPGMEFSHIAPHDVDLDGEAGNEDDSASPDPPIWADIMRFFSNPRKPMILALARPDPKKNITTLIKAFGEHRELRNLANLTLIMGNRDVIDEMSSTNAAVLTSVLKLIDKYDLYGQVAYPKHHKQSEVPDIYRLAARTKGVFINCAFIEPFGLTLIEAAAYGLPMVATRNGGPVDIHRVLDNGILVDPHNQNEIAEALYKLVSDKHLWAQCRQNGLKNIHQFSWPEHCKNYLSRVGTLKPRHPRWQKSNDATEISEADSPEDSLRDVHDISLNLKLSLDSEKSGSKEGNSNIVRRHLEDAVQKLSISVSASSVEGLSENVRWPSLCGRKHIIVIAVDSVQDADFVQIIKNIFEASSYRRLSCSVGFVLSTSKSISEIHALLISGGIETSDFDAFICNSGSDLCYPSSSSEDMLSPAELPFMIDLDYHTQIEYRWGGEGLRKTLIRWAAEKNSESGQNVIVEDEESSSTYCISFKVTNTEAASPVKEIRRTMRIQALRCHVLYSHDGSKLNVIPVLASRSQALRYLYIRWGVELSNMTVVVGESGDTDYESLLGGVHKTIILKGSFNAVPNQVHAARSYSLQDVVSFEKPGLASVEGYGPDNLKSALQKFGSARGLA, from the exons ATGCGCTGTTTCTTGCTTCAG ATTGAAGGAGAGGAAGCCTCTCGTTTGTCTAAACAGCACCAGGAACGTGAGGAAGCTCGTCAATATGCTGCTGCTGATTTCTCTGAAGATCTATCTGAAGGCGAAAAAGGAGAAAACAGTAATGAACCATCTATTCACGATGAGAGGACAATGACACGGATGCCAAGGATTGGTTCAACTGATGCTATTGAAGCATGGGCAAGCCAGCACAAAGATAAAAAATTGTACATTGTATTGATAAG CATTCACGGCCTAATACGCGGTGAGAATATGGAGCTAGGGCGGGACTCAGATACAGGTGGTCAG GTCAAATATGTTGTAGAACTTGCTAGGGCTTTAGGTTCAACACCAGGCATATACAGAGTGGATCTACTTACAAGGCAGATTTCTGCACCTGATGTTGATTGGAGTTATGGGGAACCTACTGAGATGCTCAGTCCAATATGTTCAGAGAACTTTGGGCATGAGATGGGCGAAAGCAGTGGTGCCTACATTGTTCGTATACCATTTGGACCAAGAGATAAATATATCCCTAAAGAGCATCTGTGGCCCTACATCCAGGAATTCGTTGATGGTGCACTTGTTCACATTGTGCAGATGTCCAAGGTACTTGGAGAACAAGTTGGTAGTGGGCAACCTGTATGGCCTGTTGTTATACACGGACACTATGCTGATGCTGGTGATTCTGCTGCTTTACTGTCTGGGGCACTTAATGTACCTATGGTATTCACAGGCCATTCTCTTGGCAGAGACAAGTTGGAGCAGATTTTGAAGCAAGGGCGTCAAACCAGGGATGAAATAAATGCAACCTACAAAATAATGCGCCGAATTGAGGCTGAAGAACTTTGTCTTGATGCATCTGAAATCATAATTACAAGCACCAGGCAAGAAATAGAACAGCAATGGGGATTATATGATGGTTTTGATCTAACTATGGCCCGGAAACTTAGAGCAAGAATAAAACGTGGTGTGAGCTGCTTTGGTCGTTACATGCCCCGTATGATT GCAATTCCTCCTGGCATGGAGTTTAGCCATATAGCACCTCATGATGTTGATCTGGATGGTGAAGCTGGAAATGAAGATGACTCAGCTTCACCAGATCCACCTATTTGGGCTGAT ATAATGCGCTTCTTCTCAAACCCCCGTAAGCCCATGATTCTTGCTCTTGCTCGTCCTGATCCCAAGAAGAATATCACTACTCTAATCAAGGCATTTGGTGAACATCGTGAATTGAGAAATTTAGCAAATCTG ACACTGATCATGGGCAATCGTGATGTCATTGATGAAATGTCAAGCACAAATGCAGCTGTTTTGACTTCAGTACTCAAGCTAATTGATAAATATGATCTATATGGGCAGGTGGCATATCCAAAGCACCATAAGCAATCAGAAGTTCCTGATATTTATCGTTTAGCGGCGAGAACAAAG GGGGTTTTTATCAATTGTGCGTTCATTGAACCATTTGGACTTACCTTGATTGAG GCTGCTGCATATGGTTTACCAATGGTTGCCACACGAAATGGTGGGCCTGTCGACATACATCGG GTTCTTGATAATGGTATTCTTGTTGATCCCCACAATCAAAATGAAATAGCTGAAGCACTTTATAAGCTTGTATCAGATAAACATTTGTGGGCACAATGCCGGCAGAATGGTCTGAAAAACATCCATCAATTTTCATGGCCTGAACATTGCAAGAACTACTTGTCACGTGTTGGCACACTCAAGCCTAGACATCCCCGCTGGCAAAAGAGTAATGATGCAACTGAAATATCTGAAGCAGATTCACCTGAAGACTCTCTAAGGGATGTTCATGACATATCTCTTAACTTAAAGCTTTCCTTGGACAGTGAAAAATCAGGCAGCAAAGAAGGAAATTCAAATATTGTGAGAAGACATCTTGAGGATGCAGTACAAAAGTTGTCAATCAGTGTTAGTGCCAGCAGTGTGGAGGGGTTAAGTGAGAATGTTAGATGGCCATCATTGTGTGGGAGGAAGCACATCATTGTGATTGCTGTAGACTCTGTGCAAGATGCAGACTTTGTTCAGattattaaaaatatttttgaagcTTCAAGCTATAGGAGATTAAGTTGTTCTGTTGGTTTTGTGTTGTCTACATCTAAATCCATATCAGAAATACATGCTTTGCTAATATCCGGAGGCATAGAAACTAGTGATTTTGATGCCTTCATATGCAACAGTGGCAGTGATCTTTGTTATCCATCTTCAAGCTCTGAAGACATGCTTAGCCCTGCTGAGCTCCCATTCATGATTGATCTTGATTATCACACTCAAATTGAATATCGCTGGGGTGGAGAAGGTTTAAGGAAGACACTAATTCGTTGGGCAGCTGAAAAAAACAGTGAAAGTGGACAAAATGTAATTGTTGAGGATGAGGAAAGTTCATCCACTTATTGCATTTCATTTAAAGTGACGAATACTGAGGCT GCATCACCTGTGAAAGAGATTAGGCGGACAATGAGAATTCAAGCCCTGCGCTGTCATGTTTTGTACAGCCATGATGGCAGCAAGCTGAATGTTATTCCTGTTTTAGCTTCTCGCTCGCAGGCTTTAAG GTATCTGTATATAAGATGGGGTGTCGAGCTGTCAAACATGACAGTGGTTGTTGGTGAAAGTGGTGACACAGATTATGAAAGTTTACTTGGAGGTGTGCACAAGACCATCATACTCAAAGGCTCGTTCAATGCTGTTCCAAACCAAGTTCATGCTGCTAGGAGTTATTCCTTGCAAGATGTTGTATCCTTTGAGAAACCAGGACTTGCTTCAGTTGAGGGATATGGTCCAGACAACCTAAAATCAGCTCTACAGAAATTTG GATCGGCGAGAGGACTGGCATGA